One Candidatus Nitrososphaera evergladensis SR1 genomic window, GTCACCGACCTGACAGCCCAGGCTTTTTTGCTGACGTGAATGCGGCCGCTTTTTCCAATCTGCTGCCCGGACATGGCAGCAGCCGGAGCGGCCGATGATTGTGTTGAAGGTTGTTGCCGCTGCAGATCAGGCTCTTCTTCTATCATGGCTATGCGTTTCTCACCGTCAGGTCAAGGCCCGTGAGCCCGGACGCGTTTACAAGGTCCACGTTGCTGTTCTTGAGCGCCACTACGAGACTTTCAATCTCGCTTGTCTTTGCCGTGTTGTCGATGTCTATCATTACCGGCGAATGCATGTCCATGAGCTGGCGCACCCTGTCTGGCGATTCGCCGCAGTTGTCGCATGATACCAGCCCGTACTTGACGAACTGGCCTCCTTCAAACTTGTTGTACTGCGAAGGGTAAGAAAAGTCGGCGGTAATGTCAGAGCTTGAAAGAATAGAATAGATGTTCTGGTCGGTAGCGCCATAGGGCGCCTTGAATATGCGCGAGTTTACATTGCCGGCCGCGTCGACTGCCATTTTGCCGCGCTTGACCTCGTCAAGTGCTTTTGTATAGTCTCCCAAAGAAGGCAGGGCGACGTAGCTGTACGTCTGGCTCCCGATGTCGATGCCAGAGTAGGCTGCAAGGGCAGTCACGCAACTAGGGTTCTGCTCTGCAACCTTGCCGGTGACAAACACGGTTGCCTTGACGTTGTGCTTGGCAAGTATGGAGGAAAGGTCCTTGCACCACTGCGGCACGTTCTGGCCGTCCACAACTGAAAACGAGAGCATGACGGGCGGGGGCTTGTTGCGGTCAAGCGTGTGCATGTAAGCTGGGCCTATGGCCAGAACCACGCCTATTGCCACTATTGCGGCAGTGGCTATTGCCCCAAGGTGCGCCAGCTTCATGTGGTGGTTTTATCCCTCTCTTTCTCTTTTTTCCGGTATTTTTTTTCCTCTTAGTGTAATTGCTGCATAGACTGGACTTTGCTGCTACTGCTTGAAGGAACAGGGCAGCCGATGTGCGCCCTGTACTCCTCGTCCACCTTCTTTGCCGCGTCTATGATGCTTGTAGCCAGGAGGTTCTTTGATAAGTTGAGGAACATCTGGCTGTCCTTTGGAAGGCAGTGGCCGCCGATGCCTTCACGGGGCTCCAGTACTTTGATGTTCCACTTTGTGTTTATCGCGCTGCGGAGATCTGCAAAGTCGATGCCAGAGCGGTCGCAGAATACCTTTAGCTCTTCTGCAAAGGCTATCTCCATAAAGCGGTAGCTGTTCTCCACTATCTTGCACAGCTCGGCCACTTCCACAGACTCTACTGGATGGAGAGGGATGTCAAGCATGTCGCCGTAGAACTGGCGCGCTTTATCAATGCAGCATGGCTCGCATCCGCCAATTACGCGCGTCTGGTTCACGCCATGGTCGTGCTTTTCAGGGCCAAAGTACCTGTGGGGAACGTGCACCACGTGCATCTTGTGGCGCAGCATTTCCAGAACCTTCTCAGAGGTTCCCCTGGTTATGGTGCTATCAATGCCTACCAGCGCGCCCTGCTTGCCTTCGTACAAAAGCTGCCTTGCAATGTCAAACAATCCGTCAAGGTAAGGCTGGAACATGTCTTCCGGCCTGTGGGTGGATATGCAGATAATGTAATAGTCATAGCCGGCAAAATTGCTCGCCCTTTTTCTGATAACCTGGTCGTCCAGCGCGCGCTGGACTGCCTTTTCGCTGATGTCGTATCCATCGACGGTCAGCCCCTTCATTGTCATGTACTCTGCGTTGCTGTAGCCTATCTGGCCAAGGCCAATAACTAGAACTTTTTTACCGTTCATCGGAGTCAACGTAGCCAGAAAATTAAAAGCCATTATGCAGAACTGATTTAGTGGATTGGTACAAAGTCCGACTCTAGTTTTGGAGACTATAAGCGGATAGCCAAAGAAAGCGAAAAGGAATTGCGACGCGGATGCCGTGTGCGTGTCTATGCATCATCATCATCTTCTTCTTCTATCGGCCGCGCACACGCCACTATTCTTTTAAACTGCAAAGACATACTCTGTTTCCGTCTTGATCCCAATAAACAAGCCGCAGCTAGGAGAAGAGGAAAAGCGTGAAGTGATGAGCGTGATGGAAGAAAACGCGCTCACAAGCGCCGCGTCAGACGGCGGAAAACGCGTCCGCGACTTTGAGTCTCTTATGAGAGAGTACCTTGGCTGCAAGCACGTCGTAGCAGTCAACTCGGGCACCGCTGCGCTCCACGCTGCGCTTCTTGCGGCGGAAATCGGGCCGGGCGATGAAGTGCTCGTGCCGTCGTTCACGTTTGTCGCCACCGCAAACGCGGTCGTCGCCTCTGGCGCCAAGCCGGTGTTTGTGGACGTCAACAAGCAGGATTACACCATCGACGTCTCTGACGCAAAGCGCAAGACGACAAAAAAGACAAAAGCGGTGATACCCGTCCACCTGTACGGCCACCCGTGCGACATGGACGCCGTGTCGGAGCTTGCGCAAAAGCGCTCCCTTGCAGTCATCGAGGACGCCTGCCAGTCGCTTGGCTCCACGTACAAAAAGAGGCAGACAGGCACGTTTGGCCAAATGGGGTGCTTTAGCATGTACGCAAGCAAGGTGCTGACCTCCGGAGAGGGGGGCGCGATAACAACAGACGACTCGGACCTTGCAGATAAGCTAAAGATGATACGAAACCACGGCATGGTAAAAGGCTACGACACGCGGATACTGGGCCTGAACATGCGCCTGCCCGAGCTTGCAGCAGCAATAGCAAAGGTGCAGATGACAAAGCTTGCCGCAATGCTTGCGGCAAGGAGAAAGAACGCAGAGTTGATGTCAGAGCTGTTGCAGGGCGCGGCGGCTAAAGAAGTTTCATTGCCGCAGGAAAGCGATGATCGCGTATTCAACTGGTACCTCTATACGATATGCTTTGCAAAGGGCGCGGCGCGAGACAGCGTAATGGCTAGGCTGCAGAAGGAAGGCATCGGCGCAACAGTCTATTACGACCCGCCTGTGCACAAGACGCCCTACTACCGCAAGTTTGCCGCGCGCCTGCCGGCCACGGAATGGTGTGCAGGGCGCGTTCTTTCCCTCCCGGTCCACCCCGGCGTACAAGATGGCGACGTCAGGCGCACTGCAGCAGAGATGGCGCTTGCCCTTTCGTCCCCGATGGCATCATGACACCATGATATTTCAAGCAAGGCGCGATAATTATTGCAACTTGTAAGATCATATCATAAAAATCATATATTATGATATTATCACGATTTCGATGGCTTTTTATAGCATCTTTATCTCAAGTAGAGGCTGGAAATGCCGATCGATACTGGAGATACCACATGGATGCTTATCTCTACAGGTCTCGTCATGCTGATGACGCCTGCGCTTGGCTTTTTTGAAGCCGGTCTTATCCGCAGCAAGAACTCGCTGTCAATTCTCATGCAGACCTTCTCCGGCCTTGCGATCCTTTCCACGCTCTGGTTCGTCTTGGGGTTCACGCTGGTGTTCGCTCCTTCCCAGAACGGGTGGATCGGCGGCCTTGACTGGCTGTTTTTCAACAATGTGCCGTTCAACGACAGCGTCGACTATGCGCCGACGATACCGGGAGTCACGTTTGGCTCGTACCAGATGATGTTTGCAGTCATCACGCCGCTCCTCATAACGGGAGCGTTTGCAGAGAGGCTAAAGTGGAGCTCGTTTTTCGTGTTCATAATCGCGTGGAGCATATTCATCTACTACCCGCTTGCCCACTGGATCTGGGGCAGGGGCTGGCTTGCCGACTTGGGAGTGTTTGACTTTGCCGGCGGCATCGTCATACACACAAGCGCGGGCATGGCTTCCCTTGCGGCCGCGCTAGTGCTTGGCCGCAGGAAGAACTTTGGGCCAGACATCATGGTGCCTCACAACATCCCCCTTGCAGTCATCGGGGCGGCGCTTTTGTGGATAGGCTGGTTTGGCTTTAACGCGGGGAGCGCGCTTGCGTCAGGCTCGCTTGCGGCAAACACTCTCCTTGTCACCCACATTGCCTCCGCAACGTCCGCGATGGTGTGGATATTCCTTTCATGGAAGAGGTCGGGCAAGCCATCGACAACTGCCGTCATCAACGGAGCAATCGCCGGCCTTGCAGGCGTGACTCCGGCGGCAGGATTCATCGATGCCCAGAGCTCGTTTATCCTCGGCATCGTGCTTGGCTTTGCGTCCTACTATGCCATCCTGCTCCTCAAGGAGCACTGGAAGATAGACGACGCGCTGGACGTAAGCTCTGTGCACGGCGTGACCGGCATAGTCGGCTCGCTTGCCATAGGCATACTTGCGACTCAGGTTGTAAACCCTGCCGGTCCAAATGGGCTCCTCTTTGGCAACCCGATGCAATTTGCAATACAGGCTCTCGGCGTGGGAGTGGCAGGCGCGCTCGGCTTTGGAGGCACGGTCGTCATCATGAAGGTGATAGACAAGACGATTGGCCTCAAGGTCAAGGAAGAGGAAGAGGATATCGGCCTGGACATCACGCAGCACGCAGAGAGGGCCTACGTCACGTAGGCACCTGCCTCCTTCTTTTTTTTCCAAACTTTTTTATCTTTAAAACGTCGATTTTTGTCTGCTTTGAGGCTCATCATATACACCGGCAAGGGAGGCACTGGCAAGACTGTCACGTCCTGCGCAACAGGGTTAAAGCTTGCCAGGCGCGGACACAGGACGCTGGTCCTTTCGGCAGACCCGGCGCACACGCTTGCTGACGCTTTCATGATGCCAGAGGTGGCGTACGAGCCAAGGCAGATTACGGATAACCTCGTGGCCCAGCAGATAGACCCCGTGACAGAGATGAGCAAGCAATACAACACGATACTTTCGTACATGGCGTCCGTGTTTTCCGCAAAGGGCATCGACGAGACTCTTGCCTACGAGATAGCGATGCTTCCCGGCATGACGCAGCTCTTTTCCCTTTTAAAGATACAAGAAGTCTCAAAGACGGGCGAGTTTGACGCAGTCGTGCTTGACATGCCGGCGTCCGGCGAGGCGCTGCGCTACCTCTACTTTCCAAAGCTGGTAGGGAGCATTGGCCGCAAGTTGACCGGCCTTGCCGGCCTCTTTTCCGGGTTTGCCAAGGTGTTCCAGCCGCTTGCGAAAATCCCGGCGCCTTCAAGGAGCGTCATACAGAGCGAGATGGACCTCATCGACAGGCTCGACTTGCTTGCAGACATTATCAGAGACAGCAACGCGACAAGCCTGCGCCTGGTGGCAAACCCGGACACGTTCAGCATCGAAAACGCCAAGCGCGCCCTGATGTCGGCAAGCCTGTACGGGATAAACGTGGACATGGCAGTGGTAAACAAGATAATGGCCGGCTCGTCTGACGCGTACTATGACAGGTGGGCAAGCTTCCAGCACGGCAAGGTTGAAGAAGCCAAGGCCAATTTTTACCCGCTTCCCGTAAAGGAGGTGCAGCTGTACGCGACGGAACTTCGGGGCATGGAGATGCTTGCAAAACACGGAGACCAGCTGTTCGGGGACGAGGACCCTGCCAAGGTGTTCTACAGGGGCCAGCCGTACGTGTTTGAAAAGGAAGACGCGGCAACCATACGCATGACCGTGCAGGTGCCCTTTTCAGAGAAGGACGACTTTGCAATCGAGCGGTACGGCGACTCGCTCACCGTGAGCGTCAAGACTGCCGCCGGCAAGATCGTAAACATCGTGCCCCTGCCCGTGGCAACCGCGGGCATGAAGCTTGCCAAGGCAAGACTTCAAGACAAGCAGCTTTTGGTGCTGTTTGAAAAGTAGTAAGCAGGCAGGCCAGCACGCTTTTGTGCGCGGCTTTCTTTTCGCGCCGTCGTGTTTCTCTCTCTCTGGCTGCTACAGATCAGAGTTGCAAACTACGGCTCGTACCCGCAAACAGTTTATATAATATTTGAAACCCTCTCTCTTGCAGAGTAAAAATGCCGATAGATCCAGACTTTCCGCGGAATCATCAAGTGATTGGAAGGATTAACCACTCTGACGGCGAGCACTTCCACTTTTTCTGGGGCCCAGGCAAGGTAGCCGAGGCCGCTGAGAACGAGGAGGTCAAGCACGCCTACGAGTCGCACGGCGAGGAGCTGGTCCCGCTGGGCGTGAGTGGCACGATGGTCGCAATCGACTGGGACTCTTGCGTCGCTGACGGCGCCTGCATAGAGGCGTGCCCGGTCCAGGTGTACCAGTGGTACAGGACAGAGCACGACGTCCCGGCAAAAGAGGCCATCAACCAGACCTTTGCAGGAACAGGAAGCTCGGTAAAAGAAGAGCGCAAGGACTACACCGACAAGGCAGACCCGATAAGGGAGCACGACTGCATATGGTGCATGGCGTGCGTTTCAGTGTGCCCGCCGCAGGCAGTCAAGGTCGACCAGAGCAACCTGGAATTCCACGAAAAGGCTGCAGGCACCTTCAACGAGGCGCTGTCAAAGAGCTCACAGGCTCCGCCGCACGCGCACTAGGCTAACAAAAGCCTTTTTTCCTTTCTTTCTTTTCATTTCTTTATAATAAGATTAAATCACGCCGGGCGCGTTATTCTTGCTGCAATTGCCCGTCCTATCAGACTCGTACATGGGTCTCTTTATGCCTGCCGACATCCCATCAAGGATAACGCGCTTTATCGCAGGGCAGGCCGACTTTCCGTACATAAAACGAGAAGAGACTATAGGGGCGTTTTTCATATTTGGCAAGGACGGCGGCGTGCACGGCGACTCTGAAGTGGGAGAGGCAAGGGACCTTGCCAAAAGGACGGTAGAGCAGGCCGCAAAGGACATCCGCATGTACGCGTCGATGCCTGGCAGGCTAGATTCCGCGTTCACGCGTGAAAACTATACAAAGCGCATGCTGCAAATAGCCGTTGACAGCCGCGGGCTGAAACAGGAAGAAATCAACGAGCGCGTGGCCGGCGA contains:
- a CDS encoding NAD(P)-binding domain-containing protein, producing MNGKKVLVIGLGQIGYSNAEYMTMKGLTVDGYDISEKAVQRALDDQVIRKRASNFAGYDYYIICISTHRPEDMFQPYLDGLFDIARQLLYEGKQGALVGIDSTITRGTSEKVLEMLRHKMHVVHVPHRYFGPEKHDHGVNQTRVIGGCEPCCIDKARQFYGDMLDIPLHPVESVEVAELCKIVENSYRFMEIAFAEELKVFCDRSGIDFADLRSAINTKWNIKVLEPREGIGGHCLPKDSQMFLNLSKNLLATSIIDAAKKVDEEYRAHIGCPVPSSSSSKVQSMQQLH
- a CDS encoding polysaccharide deacetylase family protein, producing the protein MKLAHLGAIATAAIVAIGVVLAIGPAYMHTLDRNKPPPVMLSFSVVDGQNVPQWCKDLSSILAKHNVKATVFVTGKVAEQNPSCVTALAAYSGIDIGSQTYSYVALPSLGDYTKALDEVKRGKMAVDAAGNVNSRIFKAPYGATDQNIYSILSSSDITADFSYPSQYNKFEGGQFVKYGLVSCDNCGESPDRVRQLMDMHSPVMIDIDNTAKTSEIESLVVALKNSNVDLVNASGLTGLDLTVRNA
- a CDS encoding DegT/DnrJ/EryC1/StrS family aminotransferase yields the protein MIPINKPQLGEEEKREVMSVMEENALTSAASDGGKRVRDFESLMREYLGCKHVVAVNSGTAALHAALLAAEIGPGDEVLVPSFTFVATANAVVASGAKPVFVDVNKQDYTIDVSDAKRKTTKKTKAVIPVHLYGHPCDMDAVSELAQKRSLAVIEDACQSLGSTYKKRQTGTFGQMGCFSMYASKVLTSGEGGAITTDDSDLADKLKMIRNHGMVKGYDTRILGLNMRLPELAAAIAKVQMTKLAAMLAARRKNAELMSELLQGAAAKEVSLPQESDDRVFNWYLYTICFAKGAARDSVMARLQKEGIGATVYYDPPVHKTPYYRKFAARLPATEWCAGRVLSLPVHPGVQDGDVRRTAAEMALALSSPMAS
- a CDS encoding ammonium transporter, whose amino-acid sequence is MPIDTGDTTWMLISTGLVMLMTPALGFFEAGLIRSKNSLSILMQTFSGLAILSTLWFVLGFTLVFAPSQNGWIGGLDWLFFNNVPFNDSVDYAPTIPGVTFGSYQMMFAVITPLLITGAFAERLKWSSFFVFIIAWSIFIYYPLAHWIWGRGWLADLGVFDFAGGIVIHTSAGMASLAAALVLGRRKNFGPDIMVPHNIPLAVIGAALLWIGWFGFNAGSALASGSLAANTLLVTHIASATSAMVWIFLSWKRSGKPSTTAVINGAIAGLAGVTPAAGFIDAQSSFILGIVLGFASYYAILLLKEHWKIDDALDVSSVHGVTGIVGSLAIGILATQVVNPAGPNGLLFGNPMQFAIQALGVGVAGALGFGGTVVIMKVIDKTIGLKVKEEEEDIGLDITQHAERAYVT
- a CDS encoding ArsA family ATPase; amino-acid sequence: MRLIIYTGKGGTGKTVTSCATGLKLARRGHRTLVLSADPAHTLADAFMMPEVAYEPRQITDNLVAQQIDPVTEMSKQYNTILSYMASVFSAKGIDETLAYEIAMLPGMTQLFSLLKIQEVSKTGEFDAVVLDMPASGEALRYLYFPKLVGSIGRKLTGLAGLFSGFAKVFQPLAKIPAPSRSVIQSEMDLIDRLDLLADIIRDSNATSLRLVANPDTFSIENAKRALMSASLYGINVDMAVVNKIMAGSSDAYYDRWASFQHGKVEEAKANFYPLPVKEVQLYATELRGMEMLAKHGDQLFGDEDPAKVFYRGQPYVFEKEDAATIRMTVQVPFSEKDDFAIERYGDSLTVSVKTAAGKIVNIVPLPVATAGMKLAKARLQDKQLLVLFEK
- a CDS encoding 4Fe-4S dicluster domain-containing protein, with the translated sequence MPIDPDFPRNHQVIGRINHSDGEHFHFFWGPGKVAEAAENEEVKHAYESHGEELVPLGVSGTMVAIDWDSCVADGACIEACPVQVYQWYRTEHDVPAKEAINQTFAGTGSSVKEERKDYTDKADPIREHDCIWCMACVSVCPPQAVKVDQSNLEFHEKAAGTFNEALSKSSQAPPHAH